The following proteins are co-located in the Sporolactobacillus pectinivorans genome:
- a CDS encoding genetic competence negative regulator yields MRLERLNGDRIKIFLTFDDLKERGISKEDMWHDLPRVEQLFRDMMLEAGDELGFEANGPIDVEIFSLPAQGMVVIVSRGRSTEDSESEDAFEDDDFIQMQVTMDESQDVLYQFNQFEDIITLSKTLHDLGIRNGSLYLLDHKYYLYFDEEKLGDDADLETLIALLAEFGNTSTMTVYRLEEYGKCLIKDKAVSDIYKYFINASHA; encoded by the coding sequence TCAAAATATTTCTGACTTTCGATGATCTTAAAGAACGTGGTATTTCCAAAGAAGACATGTGGCACGACTTGCCTAGAGTAGAGCAGCTTTTTCGCGATATGATGCTTGAAGCCGGCGATGAACTCGGTTTTGAGGCAAACGGTCCTATCGATGTCGAGATATTTTCACTACCCGCCCAGGGAATGGTTGTCATTGTATCCAGGGGCAGATCCACAGAGGATTCAGAAAGTGAAGATGCTTTTGAAGATGACGATTTTATTCAAATGCAAGTCACTATGGATGAGAGTCAGGATGTACTTTATCAGTTTAATCAGTTTGAGGATATCATCACGCTTTCAAAAACGCTTCATGATCTGGGCATAAGGAATGGCAGCCTTTATCTGCTTGATCATAAATATTATTTATATTTTGACGAAGAAAAGCTTGGCGACGATGCTGATCTTGAAACACTGATTGCATTGCTTGCAGAGTTTGGAAATACGTCAACAATGACCGTTTATCGTCTGGAAGAGTACGGTAAATGTCTGATAAAAGATAAAGCTGTCTCTGATATATACAAATACTTTATCAATGCTTCGCATGCTTGA